From Bacillus sp. FSL K6-3431, the proteins below share one genomic window:
- a CDS encoding 3-hydroxyacyl-CoA dehydrogenase — translation MNVNRILVVGSGIMGGGIAYASAIGSFETIICDIKQGSLDKAKEYIEGVLEKGVNRNKITVEQKEAANNNISYTTDLKLAAEKADFVIEAVPEVKAIKQQVFEQLDKYTREEVILATNTSTMSPTEIGSYTKRPEKVIAMHFFNPVPLMRLVEIARGLETSDETAGDVKAVASQMGKETVLINEFPGFVTSRISSMVGNEAFNMLMEGVGTPEEIDKAIELGLNYPMGPFKLGDLVGLDTRLNNLEYLHTTLGERFRPSPLLVKYVKAGRLGRKTGKGVYDYNDES, via the coding sequence TTGGAAGCTTTGAAACAATCATTTGCGACATTAAGCAAGGCAGTCTGGATAAAGCGAAGGAATATATTGAAGGAGTGCTTGAAAAAGGTGTGAATCGAAATAAAATCACGGTTGAACAGAAGGAAGCTGCAAATAACAATATTTCGTATACAACGGATTTGAAATTGGCAGCAGAGAAGGCTGACTTTGTTATCGAGGCAGTTCCTGAAGTAAAAGCCATTAAACAACAGGTATTTGAACAGTTGGATAAATATACGAGAGAAGAAGTCATTCTCGCTACAAATACATCAACGATGAGCCCAACTGAAATTGGTTCTTACACAAAGCGTCCTGAAAAAGTGATTGCGATGCACTTTTTTAATCCGGTGCCATTAATGAGGCTTGTTGAAATAGCGCGCGGTCTTGAAACAAGTGACGAAACTGCTGGAGATGTCAAAGCTGTTGCATCCCAAATGGGCAAGGAAACAGTATTAATCAATGAGTTCCCAGGTTTTGTAACAAGCCGGATCAGCAGCATGGTCGGAAACGAAGCTTTCAATATGTTAATGGAGGGTGTAGGAACGCCTGAGGAAATTGACAAAGCAATTGAGCTTGGACTAAATTATCCGATGGGACCTTTTAAACTAGGAGATTTGGTTGGTCTTGATACAAGATTGAACAACCTAGAATACTTACATACTACTCTTGGCGAACGCTTCCGACCAAGTCCACTTCTAGTGAAATACGTAAAAGCAGGAAGACTGGGACGTAAAACAGGCAAGGGGGTTTATGATTATAATGACGAATCTTGA
- a CDS encoding enoyl-CoA hydratase/isomerase family protein has protein sequence MTNLDVAELFMEYNYLRVSIEDLIGTIQIYRPEKRNAMDSDSWAELDLAIKQLNNDDQVRVIVITGHEKTFVAGADIQWIHDRKPLDIYGLAVQDVLLNVYRSYKPVIGAINGYALGGGCELALSCDIRVGSETAMMGQPEINLGILPAGGGTQQLTKIIGLAKAKELILTGDMIDAHEAHRLGLLNHVVSAEKLMEKAYEIANKIAEKSPIAVKMAKIALNESTTTDLASGLALEKSLQAVLFSTEDKKEGTKAFLEKRKAVFKGE, from the coding sequence ATGACGAATCTTGATGTGGCAGAGTTGTTCATGGAATACAATTATTTACGCGTATCCATTGAAGATCTCATCGGCACGATCCAAATTTATCGTCCGGAAAAAAGAAATGCGATGGACTCAGATAGCTGGGCAGAGCTTGACCTCGCTATAAAACAATTGAACAATGACGATCAAGTCCGTGTGATCGTAATTACGGGACATGAAAAAACGTTTGTGGCAGGAGCAGACATTCAATGGATTCACGACAGGAAGCCATTGGATATATATGGTCTAGCAGTTCAAGATGTTTTGTTAAATGTATATAGATCGTATAAACCAGTAATCGGGGCCATTAATGGCTATGCACTTGGAGGAGGTTGTGAATTAGCTCTCTCTTGTGATATACGTGTTGGAAGTGAAACAGCAATGATGGGACAGCCTGAGATTAATTTAGGTATTTTACCTGCAGGGGGTGGTACTCAACAGCTAACAAAAATTATCGGCTTGGCTAAGGCGAAAGAATTAATTTTAACCGGTGACATGATTGATGCGCATGAAGCACATAGGCTTGGTCTATTAAATCATGTTGTATCAGCTGAGAAGTTAATGGAAAAGGCGTACGAGATTGCCAATAAAATTGCGGAGAAGTCACCTATTGCTGTGAAAATGGCGAAGATTGCACTGAATGAAAGCACAACAACCGATTTAGCTTCAGGACTTGCATTAGAAAAATCATTGCAGGCTGTGCTATTTAGTACAGAAGATAAAAAAGAGGGAACTAAAGCATTTTTAGAAAAAAGAAAAGCAGTTTTTAAAGGTGAGTGA
- a CDS encoding thiolase family protein: MEQRDVYIVDAVRTPIGRYKGALKSVRPDDMAAIVIKGLLDRNRTIPVTEIEEVVLGNANGAGEENRNVARMAVLLADLPIEVSGTTLNRLCGSGLDAVNYAARAILANEGDIFIAGGTESMTRAPFVMGKPETDFPRGNMELLDTTIGWRFTNPKFEKQYGADSMPQTAENVAQRYEISREAQDQFALESQLKAKTAMEKSRFADEIIPVEIKDRKGKVTVVSTDEHPRSNSTIEGLQKLRPIFENGTVTAGNASGVNDGASVLLLMSGEKVEELGLKPLGKYIVSAVAGLEPSVMGLGPIYASKKAFARANLSARDMGLVELNEAFASQSLECIKQLELNPEIVNVNGGSIAFGHPLGASGARILTTLLHEMKRRKDVKYGLATMCIGVGQGIATIVKKVDK; the protein is encoded by the coding sequence ATGGAGCAAAGAGACGTATATATTGTTGATGCAGTTAGAACCCCAATTGGAAGATACAAGGGTGCATTAAAGTCAGTTCGACCGGATGACATGGCTGCAATAGTAATTAAAGGGCTATTAGACAGGAATCGGACTATTCCAGTTACTGAAATTGAAGAGGTGGTTCTTGGTAATGCCAACGGAGCGGGGGAAGAAAATCGAAATGTAGCGCGTATGGCTGTGCTGCTCGCAGATCTACCAATTGAAGTAAGTGGAACTACGTTGAACCGTCTATGTGGTTCAGGTCTTGATGCCGTTAATTATGCTGCAAGAGCTATTCTGGCAAATGAGGGTGACATATTTATTGCAGGCGGTACGGAGAGTATGACTAGAGCTCCTTTTGTCATGGGCAAACCCGAGACTGACTTTCCTCGCGGAAATATGGAGTTGCTAGATACAACGATTGGTTGGAGATTCACAAATCCAAAATTCGAGAAACAATATGGTGCGGATAGCATGCCGCAAACAGCAGAAAATGTTGCGCAAAGATACGAGATTTCCCGTGAGGCGCAGGACCAGTTTGCCCTTGAGAGTCAATTAAAAGCAAAAACAGCGATGGAGAAAAGTAGATTTGCGGATGAAATCATTCCAGTTGAGATCAAAGATCGAAAAGGGAAAGTAACCGTAGTTAGTACAGATGAGCATCCGAGATCGAATTCAACAATAGAAGGTCTACAAAAGCTGCGCCCTATTTTTGAAAATGGTACAGTAACAGCAGGAAATGCTTCAGGTGTGAATGATGGTGCTTCCGTTCTACTCCTGATGAGTGGAGAAAAGGTAGAGGAGCTTGGATTAAAGCCACTTGGGAAGTATATCGTTTCAGCTGTTGCTGGACTTGAGCCGAGCGTGATGGGGCTTGGCCCAATTTATGCATCAAAAAAAGCTTTCGCTCGGGCTAATCTTTCTGCTAGGGATATGGGACTTGTTGAGTTGAATGAGGCATTTGCGTCCCAGTCCTTGGAGTGCATCAAGCAACTAGAACTAAATCCGGAAATTGTTAATGTGAATGGAGGTTCCATTGCATTTGGTCATCCGCTGGGTGCAAGTGGGGCGCGCATTTTAACAACTCTACTTCACGAAATGAAAAGACGTAAGGATGTTAAATACGGTCTAGCGACAATGTGTATTGGTGTAGGACAGGGAATTGCGACAATTGTTAAGAAAGTAGATAAGTAA
- the rpoN gene encoding RNA polymerase factor sigma-54: protein MEIGLVQRQTLNVTMTQKLQQAISILQYSTQELTSFLEMKAMENPLINIESSAVEPVDTRDTIVSRKTTNIESDRNKWLEQIANSSENLADYLLSQLIMEALSIIEINIAKRLIYNLDMNGYLTISLEDVAAITNANQDEAEKCLHLIQSLDPPGIAARTLQECLLLQVERKKDMPKLVTTLLTNFFKDFAEREWKYISSKLSVSLTDIQKAADLIRKLNPRPGSQFISEQPQYVVPDLILKISKGKMKLELCEKGMPTITYQADYYSKMISRGDRQVNRFLNEKKQDYYWILNSLEQRRITLMKVGTAILQAQNDFFLKGLRFLRPLTMKELARSIDMHESTVSRVVRGKYIQTPSGMFELRMFFSQALQTNDNRGGDVASAIQAKTMIEELVQKENKSKPLSDQKIVEELSKKGMELSRRTVAKYREQLGILSSTKRKRYA, encoded by the coding sequence ATGGAAATAGGATTGGTGCAGCGTCAGACATTAAATGTTACGATGACTCAGAAATTACAACAGGCGATATCTATTCTTCAGTACTCCACGCAAGAGCTCACCTCTTTTCTTGAAATGAAAGCGATGGAAAATCCTTTAATTAATATAGAAAGTTCCGCAGTGGAGCCAGTTGATACTCGTGATACCATTGTGAGTAGAAAAACAACAAATATTGAATCTGATAGAAATAAGTGGCTTGAACAAATTGCCAATTCTTCTGAGAATCTTGCTGATTATTTATTATCGCAACTAATAATGGAAGCGTTGTCAATAATAGAGATAAATATTGCAAAACGACTCATTTATAATCTTGATATGAATGGATATTTGACTATTTCACTAGAAGATGTAGCGGCTATTACTAACGCTAACCAAGATGAGGCTGAGAAATGTCTTCATTTAATACAAAGTTTAGATCCTCCGGGTATTGCTGCAAGAACTTTACAAGAATGCTTGCTCTTGCAAGTAGAACGTAAAAAGGACATGCCTAAGCTCGTAACCACCTTGCTAACAAACTTTTTCAAAGATTTTGCTGAGAGAGAATGGAAATATATTTCAAGTAAACTATCTGTTAGCTTAACAGATATACAAAAGGCAGCAGATTTAATTAGAAAATTAAATCCGCGTCCAGGCTCGCAATTCATTAGTGAGCAACCTCAGTATGTGGTACCTGATTTAATATTAAAAATAAGCAAAGGAAAGATGAAATTAGAATTATGCGAGAAAGGTATGCCAACAATTACATACCAAGCTGATTACTATTCCAAAATGATTAGCCGTGGGGACCGACAAGTAAATCGGTTTTTGAATGAAAAAAAACAAGATTATTATTGGATTTTAAATAGTTTAGAGCAACGAAGAATAACGCTAATGAAGGTTGGAACAGCCATCCTTCAAGCACAGAATGACTTTTTCTTAAAAGGACTTCGTTTTCTACGGCCTCTTACAATGAAGGAACTAGCCCGAAGCATTGATATGCACGAATCGACTGTTAGCCGTGTGGTTAGAGGGAAATATATACAAACACCGAGTGGAATGTTCGAGCTCAGAATGTTCTTTTCACAAGCGTTACAAACGAATGATAATCGAGGCGGAGATGTAGCTTCAGCCATTCAGGCTAAAACTATGATTGAAGAATTAGTTCAAAAAGAAAATAAGAGTAAACCGTTGTCAGACCAAAAAATTGTCGAAGAGCTAAGTAAAAAAGGGATGGAGCTATCGAGAAGAACAGTGGCAAAATATCGTGAACAGCTGGGGATTCTTTCTTCAACGAAGCGAAAGCGCTATGCCTAA
- a CDS encoding NAD-dependent epimerase/dehydratase family protein: protein MQTIEQLEHFMTEPSVALIEDMKIIEGNIMILGVGGKMGPTLAKMAKRAIDAAGVEKKVIGVSRFSSGALKGELEQAGIDTIACDLLNEDELTKLPYEKNIIYMAGNKFGTTGNEHFTWAMNTYLPGRIAEHFKQANIVAFSTGNVYPFVPVAQGGCDESHEVNPVGEYGQSSLGRERIFTHFAHRDHTPLTIFRLNYAIDMRYGVLLEIARAVHEGREIDVSMGHVNVIWQGDANEYAIRSLLIADVPPTILNVTGPELLPVRWIASQFGKLLEKEPVFTGTEQTTALLNNSGKAHRLFGYPRVSINQMIDWTAEWVKNDGEISGKPTHFQERKGSF, encoded by the coding sequence TTGCAAACTATTGAACAACTAGAACATTTTATGACGGAACCGTCTGTAGCTCTCATTGAAGATATGAAAATAATAGAAGGAAATATCATGATTTTAGGTGTCGGAGGGAAGATGGGACCGACGCTTGCGAAGATGGCAAAGCGCGCGATTGATGCTGCTGGGGTTGAGAAAAAGGTAATTGGAGTTTCACGTTTTTCATCGGGTGCATTAAAGGGAGAGCTGGAGCAAGCTGGTATTGATACGATTGCCTGTGATTTATTGAATGAAGACGAGCTTACAAAGTTACCATATGAAAAAAACATTATCTATATGGCGGGAAATAAGTTTGGAACAACTGGAAATGAGCATTTTACATGGGCGATGAATACGTACTTGCCAGGTAGAATAGCAGAACACTTTAAACAAGCCAATATTGTTGCTTTTTCAACTGGCAATGTGTATCCCTTTGTTCCTGTTGCACAAGGTGGATGTGATGAATCCCATGAAGTGAATCCTGTCGGTGAATACGGGCAATCTTCTTTAGGGAGAGAGCGTATATTCACTCACTTTGCACATCGAGATCACACGCCATTGACTATTTTCCGTTTAAACTACGCGATTGATATGCGTTATGGCGTTTTATTAGAGATTGCGAGAGCTGTTCATGAAGGGCGAGAAATTGACGTATCTATGGGGCATGTTAATGTCATTTGGCAAGGAGATGCGAATGAATATGCCATTCGTTCCTTGCTCATCGCAGATGTTCCACCAACGATTTTGAATGTGACGGGACCAGAGTTATTACCAGTTCGCTGGATTGCTTCCCAGTTTGGAAAATTACTAGAAAAAGAGCCAGTGTTTACTGGGACAGAGCAGACAACGGCCCTTCTTAACAATTCTGGTAAAGCACATCGCTTGTTTGGTTATCCTCGAGTTTCTATTAATCAAATGATTGATTGGACAGCTGAATGGGTAAAAAATGATGGTGAAATTAGTGGTAAGCCGACACACTTCCAAGAAAGAAAGGGGTCATTTTAA
- a CDS encoding dihydrodipicolinate synthase family protein, with translation MLAPKLVEFLHEGTVIPAHPLALNKDKELDEVAQRRLTHYYMESGAGGIAVGVHTTQFEIRDPAYNLLEPVLRMAAEEVEKAQLDRPFLKIAGVCGPTDQAMKEVELAKSLGYDLALLSNGGLTGYSESELLERTRRVAEIMPVFGFYLQPSVGGRVFTFDFWKEFAEIPNVVAIKMAPFNRYQTLDVVRAVCESSRKDEIALYTGNDDNIVLDLLTTYSFNINGEQVSKAIVGGLLGHWAVWTEKAVKLFSELKEARSSGAIEEKWLTLAQSVTDTNAVFFDAANQFKGCIAGINEILARQGLLQGNWCLSDHEVMSRGQADEIERVYRMYPELHDDEFVKQFLNTYKV, from the coding sequence ATGTTAGCTCCTAAACTAGTAGAATTTTTACATGAAGGAACGGTAATACCTGCTCATCCACTTGCTTTAAATAAAGATAAAGAGCTTGATGAAGTAGCGCAACGCCGATTGACACATTATTATATGGAATCTGGTGCAGGCGGGATTGCAGTTGGTGTTCATACAACGCAATTTGAAATTCGTGACCCAGCGTATAATCTGCTCGAACCAGTTCTTAGAATGGCGGCAGAAGAAGTAGAAAAGGCGCAGCTTGATCGACCTTTTCTAAAAATTGCTGGCGTATGTGGGCCGACAGACCAAGCCATGAAAGAAGTTGAACTTGCAAAATCGCTTGGATATGATCTTGCATTACTAAGCAATGGTGGGCTTACAGGGTATTCAGAGTCTGAATTGCTTGAACGTACTAGAAGAGTGGCGGAAATCATGCCTGTATTCGGATTTTATTTACAACCATCTGTTGGTGGGCGTGTATTCACGTTTGATTTTTGGAAAGAGTTCGCTGAAATCCCGAATGTTGTTGCAATTAAAATGGCACCATTTAATCGGTATCAAACATTGGACGTTGTCCGCGCTGTTTGCGAGTCCTCAAGAAAAGATGAGATTGCCCTTTATACCGGGAATGACGATAATATTGTCTTGGATTTACTGACAACATATTCTTTTAATATTAATGGGGAGCAAGTTTCCAAAGCGATTGTTGGAGGACTGCTAGGACATTGGGCGGTGTGGACGGAAAAAGCAGTGAAGTTGTTTTCGGAATTAAAAGAGGCGAGAAGTAGTGGTGCAATTGAGGAGAAGTGGCTAACGCTAGCGCAAAGTGTGACAGATACAAATGCCGTCTTCTTTGACGCAGCTAATCAATTTAAAGGCTGTATCGCTGGAATAAATGAAATTTTGGCACGCCAAGGATTATTGCAAGGTAACTGGTGCTTATCAGACCATGAAGTGATGTCTCGGGGACAGGCCGATGAAATCGAGAGAGTGTACCGGATGTACCCTGAGCTCCATGATGATGAGTTTGTAAAGCAATTTCTAAATACGTATAAGGTATAA
- a CDS encoding Gfo/Idh/MocA family protein yields MNIGMIGIDTSHCEIFARLLNDKNDPHYIKGARVTKAIPFYSPELPISADRTVQLTEKVKMQYDVEMVEDVAIFCEKLDGILLTAVDGSTHLEWIRKLAPYQIPIFIDKPITFSSEDLREIRELAETYQVPLMSSSSLRFAESFIDLKEAMKEPEMAYIYGPLPMQEGIPGYFWYGIHMVEMAVALMGTDIKHVQVDHYETYELCHMTFKSGSQVIMRGEDEWHHYFGIVGHTSGNTFNAEIWKDEKPYYASLLEKVIAFFQSRVSPVPWEETEAVVSIIEKINIQRTV; encoded by the coding sequence ATGAATATAGGAATGATCGGAATTGATACATCACACTGTGAAATTTTTGCAAGGCTCTTAAATGATAAAAATGATCCACACTATATAAAAGGTGCACGAGTTACCAAAGCGATACCCTTCTATTCCCCAGAATTGCCAATTAGCGCAGATCGGACCGTTCAGCTAACGGAAAAGGTGAAGATGCAATATGATGTTGAAATGGTGGAAGATGTAGCGATATTCTGTGAAAAACTAGATGGTATTCTTTTGACAGCAGTAGATGGTAGTACACATCTTGAATGGATAAGAAAACTTGCACCATACCAAATCCCTATCTTCATTGATAAGCCGATTACTTTTTCAAGTGAGGACTTAAGGGAAATACGTGAACTCGCGGAAACATATCAAGTGCCATTGATGAGTTCATCGTCTTTAAGGTTTGCAGAAAGTTTTATTGATTTGAAAGAAGCTATGAAAGAACCGGAGATGGCATATATATATGGACCATTACCGATGCAAGAAGGAATACCAGGCTACTTTTGGTATGGTATTCATATGGTGGAGATGGCTGTTGCGTTAATGGGGACAGATATTAAACATGTTCAAGTCGATCACTATGAGACATATGAACTTTGTCATATGACATTTAAGAGCGGTAGCCAAGTAATAATGCGAGGAGAAGATGAATGGCATCATTACTTTGGAATTGTTGGGCATACGTCTGGAAATACTTTTAATGCGGAAATATGGAAAGATGAGAAGCCATACTATGCTAGTTTATTGGAGAAAGTAATTGCTTTCTTTCAATCAAGGGTTTCACCTGTCCCTTGGGAGGAAACGGAAGCAGTCGTTTCTATAATTGAGAAGATAAATATACAACGAACAGTGTGA
- a CDS encoding alkaline phosphatase family protein, whose amino-acid sequence MNPLKKGMTLIIIILAGQIILPPAKNAEEAHTHIVISFDGMRHDFTTKYMDEGLLPNFENVKDNGLFAEDIKTIFPSLTAASHAAISTGAKPNKTGMISNNLHQSGGKLTDKQSAFFSPLGATPIWSEAKKQGKTTATILFPGSNPEDGNQATYSIYYDETWAESALETLRFKSAKTWTNPPKSYSPLRDAAFQIKFQKDKEQTVYILAVDSTNNSMTDYDTFYVSVKKDANQATVVQADEWGIISLNRNNTAGFSFKLKELDKSLSKVKLYRTAVTSAAIEGPSNFKQDISEKFGFLPTQDDDHALAKKWITREDYEQISERFAKWTTDVSLYIKEKYKPDLLMFYYPQIDHEEHKYLLVDPRQPGYSKEKSHQYMNYIKWAYQLTDQSLGETLQAMNDNDLLFLASDHGMEPVHTMIAPNSELEKAGLLHKNEQGKIDTSKSKAYAVASGAIGHIYINLAGREQNGIVSEDEYPKVQNKIVKIFEKLKIKRLDIPKKETVRYLYSDWSDKVHSGEADFSDTASTWRGMFRVMVGIKENPFEDVITAGNKKGNVLDHERAGDVLLIAKQGYFIAQDDDETAKKAVDLGNHGGNPERKALRPVLFVTGNGLTQDNITSSISTIDIAPTLYELMGLKSPKFMDGTVIDEVINANLE is encoded by the coding sequence TTGAATCCATTAAAAAAAGGAATGACATTAATTATAATTATTCTAGCAGGACAAATCATTTTACCGCCTGCAAAAAACGCAGAAGAAGCACACACACATATCGTCATTTCCTTCGATGGAATGCGCCATGACTTCACCACAAAATATATGGATGAGGGACTGCTTCCAAACTTTGAAAATGTGAAAGATAATGGATTATTTGCTGAAGATATTAAAACGATTTTCCCTTCGTTAACGGCAGCCTCCCATGCTGCCATTTCTACGGGAGCAAAACCTAATAAAACAGGGATGATCAGCAATAATCTCCATCAATCAGGGGGAAAACTTACCGATAAACAAAGTGCTTTCTTCTCACCACTTGGTGCAACCCCTATTTGGTCGGAAGCGAAAAAGCAAGGAAAAACAACAGCCACCATTCTTTTCCCTGGTTCCAATCCAGAAGATGGGAATCAAGCGACATATTCCATTTATTATGATGAGACTTGGGCAGAAAGTGCCCTTGAAACACTTCGTTTTAAATCAGCAAAAACATGGACAAATCCACCGAAAAGCTATAGTCCCCTTAGGGATGCGGCATTTCAGATAAAATTTCAAAAAGATAAGGAGCAGACTGTTTATATATTAGCTGTTGATTCTACAAATAACAGCATGACAGATTATGATACTTTTTATGTTTCTGTAAAAAAGGATGCGAATCAAGCGACAGTTGTTCAAGCAGATGAATGGGGAATTATTTCGTTAAATAGAAATAATACAGCCGGATTTTCTTTTAAGCTAAAAGAATTAGACAAATCCCTGTCTAAAGTAAAGCTATACAGAACAGCTGTAACTTCAGCAGCAATAGAAGGTCCTTCTAACTTTAAACAGGACATTTCAGAAAAATTTGGCTTTCTTCCTACCCAAGATGACGATCACGCACTAGCTAAAAAATGGATTACGCGGGAAGATTATGAGCAGATCAGCGAACGATTTGCTAAATGGACAACGGATGTATCGCTCTATATAAAAGAAAAATATAAGCCTGATTTATTAATGTTCTATTATCCTCAAATTGATCATGAGGAACATAAATATCTACTGGTAGACCCAAGACAACCCGGATATTCAAAGGAAAAATCGCATCAATATATGAATTATATTAAATGGGCATATCAATTGACTGATCAGTCTCTCGGTGAAACATTGCAAGCAATGAACGATAATGATCTACTATTTCTGGCTTCTGATCATGGGATGGAACCTGTTCATACGATGATCGCTCCTAATAGTGAACTAGAAAAAGCCGGACTATTACATAAAAATGAGCAAGGTAAAATAGATACTTCCAAATCGAAAGCATATGCTGTTGCAAGTGGTGCAATTGGACATATTTATATTAATTTGGCTGGTCGTGAACAAAATGGAATTGTTTCAGAGGATGAGTATCCTAAAGTTCAAAATAAAATAGTTAAGATTTTCGAAAAGCTAAAAATAAAAAGACTAGACATTCCAAAGAAAGAAACAGTACGGTATTTATACAGTGATTGGTCAGATAAGGTTCACAGTGGTGAAGCAGATTTCTCGGATACAGCCTCTACTTGGCGAGGAATGTTTCGGGTAATGGTTGGGATAAAAGAGAACCCATTTGAGGATGTAATTACGGCAGGAAACAAAAAAGGAAATGTCCTTGACCACGAGCGGGCAGGCGATGTATTGTTGATTGCGAAACAAGGATATTTTATCGCGCAAGATGATGATGAAACAGCAAAAAAGGCAGTTGATTTAGGGAATCACGGCGGTAATCCAGAACGTAAAGCATTGCGCCCGGTTTTATTCGTAACAGGTAATGGTTTAACACAAGATAATATAACGAGTTCAATTTCTACGATAGATATCGCTCCCACATTATACGAACTAATGGGGCTCAAATCACCTAAGTTTATGGATGGTACAGTAATAGATGAAGTAATTAACGCTAATTTGGAATAA
- a CDS encoding SAM hydrolase/SAM-dependent halogenase family protein: MLRSGRKNVVRSPLIFQSDFGLGDGAVSAMYGVANGVDNSLKIFDLTHEIPPYNIWEGSYRLLQTISYWPEGSVFVSVVDPGVGSERRSVVAKTASNHYIVTPDNGTLTHIHQQIGITQIRIIDENINRLPNSGASHTFHGRDIYAYSGARLASNTISFEDVGPEGDLGSIVQLPFLSANLEDGVLSGMIDVLDVRYGNLWTNISRSLLMELGVEYGGHVKVAIDHDGTRVYVKKMIYGKSFADNNVGEALIYINSLDNVAVAINQASFAEKYQIGTGIDWKINISKG, translated from the coding sequence ATGCTCAGGTCAGGGAGGAAGAACGTAGTGAGAAGTCCCTTAATTTTTCAATCAGATTTCGGTCTTGGTGATGGTGCGGTTAGTGCGATGTATGGGGTTGCTAATGGTGTGGATAATTCGCTCAAAATTTTTGATTTAACCCATGAGATCCCGCCATACAATATTTGGGAAGGATCATATCGGTTGTTGCAGACGATCTCATATTGGCCTGAGGGTTCAGTGTTTGTTTCTGTTGTTGACCCTGGCGTAGGATCGGAACGGAGAAGCGTTGTAGCTAAAACAGCTTCTAACCATTATATCGTTACTCCGGATAACGGAACATTGACACATATTCACCAGCAAATAGGAATTACACAAATTCGTATTATTGATGAAAATATTAATCGCTTACCTAATTCAGGTGCATCACATACTTTTCATGGTCGCGATATATATGCGTATTCTGGCGCGAGACTGGCATCAAATACAATTTCATTTGAGGACGTAGGGCCTGAAGGTGATTTAGGATCCATTGTTCAGCTACCTTTTCTTTCAGCGAATTTAGAAGATGGCGTGCTATCAGGAATGATCGATGTACTTGATGTCCGATACGGAAATCTATGGACGAATATTAGTCGGTCTTTACTGATGGAACTCGGTGTTGAGTATGGTGGGCATGTCAAAGTAGCGATTGACCATGATGGAACACGTGTATATGTAAAGAAAATGATTTACGGGAAGTCATTTGCTGATAATAATGTTGGTGAAGCACTTATTTATATTAATTCCCTCGATAATGTAGCTGTTGCAATTAATCAAGCTTCTTTTGCTGAAAAGTATCAGATTGGAACAGGGATAGATTGGAAAATAAATATAAGTAAGGGATAA